A genomic region of Runella rosea contains the following coding sequences:
- a CDS encoding DinB family protein: MKRSDIQHMPQFFDRYILLADDIDVVEGLQQTAKLYHDEAIRQAMLQLGDQVYAPGKWTAKDILQHLIDNERIMSYRAMRFARNDKTALPGYDEELFGANTTANQRSIDDLLEEFLLVRQSTIALFKSFSPEMLHREGISFNQRISPLALGFVLIGHPIHHLKVLKERYFPLIQA; this comes from the coding sequence ATGAAACGTTCTGATATTCAGCACATGCCCCAATTTTTTGACCGTTATATCCTGCTCGCCGACGACATCGACGTGGTGGAAGGACTCCAACAAACGGCCAAGCTGTACCACGACGAGGCCATCCGACAGGCCATGCTTCAACTAGGCGACCAAGTGTATGCTCCAGGCAAGTGGACCGCTAAAGACATCCTACAACATCTCATTGACAACGAGCGCATTATGTCGTACCGCGCCATGCGCTTTGCCCGCAATGACAAAACTGCGCTTCCCGGTTACGATGAAGAGTTGTTTGGGGCCAATACCACGGCCAACCAACGCAGCATTGACGATTTATTGGAGGAATTCTTGTTGGTGCGTCAATCCACGATTGCTCTTTTCAAAAGTTTCAGCCCCGAAATGTTGCACCGCGAAGGCATTAGTTTCAACCAACGCATCAGTCCGTTGGCGTTAGGATTTGTGCTGATTGGCCACCCGATTCACCACTTGAAAGTGCTGAAAGAGCGTTATTTCCCCTTGATTCAGGCGTAG
- a CDS encoding c-type cytochrome, whose protein sequence is MKKIHYAIVAIALFSTSVLIGCTANSENPAKTEKVAVKSEEAIIKRGEYLVGIMGCQDCHSPKRMGAKGPEIIPELHLSGHPADQPIGKVVPEALKNGWMLFGPDGTASVGPWGVSFSANLTSDATGIGTWSYEQFKTALTQGKSKGLATARPLLPPMPWVNYTNMAEEDIEAVFKYLKSTKPVKNAVPAPIPPDKLAQL, encoded by the coding sequence ATGAAAAAAATACATTATGCCATTGTTGCGATTGCTTTGTTCAGTACGTCTGTATTGATTGGTTGTACCGCAAATTCAGAAAATCCCGCAAAAACCGAAAAGGTAGCCGTTAAATCGGAAGAAGCAATCATTAAACGGGGCGAATACCTGGTAGGCATTATGGGCTGTCAGGATTGTCATTCCCCAAAACGAATGGGAGCGAAAGGCCCCGAAATCATTCCTGAACTGCATCTGTCGGGCCACCCAGCCGACCAGCCAATTGGGAAGGTAGTGCCAGAGGCATTGAAAAATGGTTGGATGCTGTTTGGTCCCGACGGCACCGCGAGTGTGGGGCCTTGGGGCGTTAGCTTTTCGGCTAACCTTACTTCTGATGCAACGGGTATTGGTACGTGGTCATACGAGCAATTCAAAACCGCTTTAACCCAGGGTAAATCCAAAGGGTTGGCCACTGCGCGTCCGCTTTTGCCGCCCATGCCTTGGGTAAACTATACAAATATGGCGGAAGAGGATATTGAGGCTGTATTTAAGTATTTGAAAAGCACCAAACCGGTCAAAAATGCGGTCCCAGCACCTATTCCGCCTGACAAATTGGCTCAACTCTAA
- a CDS encoding YggS family pyridoxal phosphate-dependent enzyme gives MSIAENIQRIKAEIAPKARLIAVTKTKPVEMLMEAYEAGFKRYGENKVQEMVTKYEQMPKDIEWHLIGHLQTNKVKYIAPFVAMIHSVDSFKLLQEINKQAAKNNRVIDCLLQIFIAQEETKFGLSAEEANELLASDEFKALENIRIVGLMGMASNTENEDQVRQEFKGLKQFFDSLQAAHPSMIELSMGMSGDYLLAVEEGSTLVRVGSAIFGSR, from the coding sequence ATGTCAATTGCCGAGAATATACAACGAATCAAGGCGGAGATTGCCCCCAAGGCCCGCCTGATTGCCGTCACCAAAACCAAGCCTGTCGAAATGCTCATGGAAGCATACGAGGCTGGATTTAAGCGCTACGGAGAAAACAAGGTGCAGGAAATGGTGACCAAATACGAACAAATGCCCAAAGACATTGAATGGCATTTGATTGGGCATTTGCAAACCAACAAAGTGAAGTACATTGCGCCGTTTGTGGCCATGATTCACTCGGTCGATAGCTTCAAATTGTTACAAGAAATCAATAAACAGGCGGCAAAAAATAACCGTGTGATTGACTGCTTGCTTCAGATTTTTATCGCCCAAGAAGAAACGAAATTTGGCCTTTCGGCAGAAGAAGCCAACGAATTGCTGGCGTCGGATGAATTTAAGGCTTTGGAAAATATACGCATTGTGGGACTCATGGGGATGGCTTCCAACACCGAAAATGAAGACCAAGTTCGTCAGGAATTTAAGGGATTAAAGCAGTTTTTTGATAGCCTTCAGGCGGCTCATCCTTCCATGATAGAATTGTCGATGGGTATGAGTGGCGACTATCTCCTCGCCGTAGAAGAAGGTAGCACGCTGGTGCGCGTGGGCAGCGCTATTTTTGGTTCAAGATAA
- a CDS encoding DUF3050 domain-containing protein, whose amino-acid sequence MTPIQQLQQKIAPIREELVHHPIYKSVQTIEQLRVFTENHVFAVWDFMSLLKDLQQSLTCVKVPWMPVGSANTRYLINEIVIGEESDVDENGFRMSHFELYLAAMLQMGADSRAIKALIQGLQEGKTLVNALSETGAVAGTQEFVRQTFAFIATQKPHVVASVFTFGREDLIPDMFLAFINEWNGEDSVRLAKFKYYLERHIEVDGDHHSHLAMQMVEELCGTDPQKWEEATESAIAALKSRIALWDAVYDQILALQLV is encoded by the coding sequence ATGACGCCCATTCAACAACTACAACAAAAAATTGCCCCGATTCGGGAAGAACTGGTCCACCACCCCATTTATAAAAGCGTTCAGACGATAGAGCAGCTTCGGGTTTTTACCGAAAATCACGTCTTTGCCGTGTGGGATTTTATGTCCCTGTTAAAAGACCTTCAGCAGTCACTTACGTGTGTTAAGGTGCCCTGGATGCCCGTTGGGAGTGCCAATACGCGTTATTTAATCAATGAAATCGTGATTGGAGAAGAAAGCGACGTGGACGAAAACGGCTTTCGCATGAGTCACTTTGAACTCTATTTGGCAGCAATGCTCCAAATGGGCGCTGATTCGAGAGCCATTAAAGCCTTGATACAAGGGTTGCAGGAGGGAAAAACGCTGGTAAATGCACTCTCCGAAACAGGGGCAGTAGCAGGCACGCAGGAATTTGTACGACAAACGTTTGCGTTTATTGCTACTCAAAAACCACACGTGGTGGCTTCCGTTTTTACGTTTGGGCGGGAGGATTTAATTCCGGATATGTTTTTAGCGTTTATTAACGAATGGAACGGGGAAGATTCGGTGCGCTTAGCCAAATTTAAGTACTATTTGGAGCGACATATCGAGGTAGATGGCGATCACCACAGCCATTTGGCGATGCAGATGGTGGAAGAACTTTGCGGAACTGACCCTCAAAAGTGGGAAGAGGCCACAGAAAGTGCCATTGCTGCTCTCAAGAGCCGAATAGCGCTTTGGGATGCCGTGTATGACCAGATTTTAGCCTTGCAATTGGTATAA
- a CDS encoding DUF5602 domain-containing protein, translating into MKQLLTFSLLSLLFLTGCDKNNEPVATTFSGKEETLGNGKAYSWVRFSADNIPTSIGFTLTKGALDNLPHGGVALVLNLPAEAVGKTPFDHIMLDYLHTGHEPPGVYDVAHFDMHFYIQPLAERKAIPLYEIAPAKFDNLPAAGFIPSNYIRLPAGVPEMGVHWADPASPELSGKGKFAETLIYGSYDGKLTFMEPMVTYEFLKSSPNLTKTMPLPAKFAKAGYYPMKYSIKQVGDDIVVSLEDLMMMQ; encoded by the coding sequence ATGAAACAATTATTGACATTCTCGCTGTTGAGCCTGTTGTTTTTGACGGGTTGCGACAAAAACAATGAACCTGTTGCTACCACTTTTAGCGGCAAAGAAGAAACTCTCGGCAACGGTAAAGCTTACTCGTGGGTGAGGTTTTCAGCCGACAACATCCCTACCTCTATCGGCTTCACGCTCACCAAAGGTGCCTTGGATAACCTGCCCCACGGAGGCGTAGCCTTGGTGCTGAACTTGCCAGCCGAAGCCGTTGGCAAAACGCCCTTTGATCATATCATGCTGGATTATCTGCACACGGGCCACGAGCCTCCGGGGGTGTACGATGTAGCGCACTTTGATATGCACTTTTATATACAACCGTTGGCCGAGCGTAAGGCTATCCCGTTGTATGAAATCGCTCCTGCTAAGTTTGATAATTTGCCAGCGGCAGGTTTTATCCCGAGCAATTACATCCGTTTGCCAGCAGGTGTGCCTGAAATGGGCGTACACTGGGCCGATCCCGCTTCTCCTGAATTATCGGGCAAAGGTAAATTTGCCGAGACGCTGATTTATGGTTCCTACGATGGAAAATTGACTTTTATGGAACCGATGGTCACGTATGAGTTTCTAAAAAGTAGTCCTAACCTGACAAAAACGATGCCGCTACCCGCGAAGTTTGCCAAGGCGGGATATTACCCGATGAAATACAGCATCAAGCAGGTGGGCGACGACATCGTGGTGAGTCTCGAAGATTTGATGATGATGCAATAA
- a CDS encoding cupin domain-containing protein, which produces MFSHKVSLADATEKLSQHNKEFLLLFQNGTLEVEMYKPHLVDKQTPHDRDEVYIIATGEATFELEGKTTDVKTGDFLFVPAYTAHKFTTFSENFSTWVLFFGPVVVEE; this is translated from the coding sequence ATGTTTTCTCACAAAGTAAGCCTCGCCGATGCCACCGAAAAGCTAAGCCAACACAACAAAGAGTTCTTGTTGCTTTTTCAAAACGGTACGTTAGAAGTAGAGATGTATAAACCTCATCTTGTCGATAAGCAAACCCCGCACGACCGCGACGAGGTGTATATTATTGCCACCGGCGAGGCTACTTTTGAATTGGAAGGCAAAACCACCGACGTTAAAACGGGTGACTTTTTATTTGTACCCGCCTACACCGCCCACAAATTCACCACATTTAGTGAAAATTTTTCGACTTGGGTACTGTTTTTTGGCCCCGTTGTAGTTGAAGAATAA
- a CDS encoding amidohydrolase yields MRKYFAFVLFSLMGSVLAQTVPNKAHENAIKEINQKEKMYGAMAKQIWNYAEVGYQEVKSSALLQQQLQKEGFKVQAGVAEIPTAFVATFGEGKPVIGILGEFDALPGLSQDSIPVKKAIGGIAGHACGHHLFGVASMASAIAVKNWLVQSGHKGTIRFYGTPAEEGGAGKIYMVREGLFNDVDVVLHWHPGDGNSANSSSSLANKSAKFRFHGISAHAAGAPDRGRSALDGVEVMNYAVNMMREHVPSASRIHYVITNGGKAPNVVPDFAEVYYTIRHPSRQYVVSIWERVQKAAQGAALATGTTVEEEVISGVHELLPNEVLSQVMHRNLKTVGGVKYTPEEVKFAEQISTSQGMGIREIMSAAEVDPLATEGGGGGSTDVGDVSWNVPTVGLRTATWVPGTPAHSWQAVAAGGMSIGRKGMMVAAKTLAMTAIDLFENEKTIADAKAEFDKRRGADFKYNALIGNRKPALNYRD; encoded by the coding sequence ATGAGAAAGTATTTTGCATTTGTTTTATTTTCCCTCATGGGAAGCGTGTTAGCGCAGACGGTTCCCAATAAGGCCCACGAAAATGCCATCAAAGAAATTAACCAAAAAGAAAAGATGTATGGCGCGATGGCCAAGCAGATTTGGAACTACGCTGAGGTAGGCTATCAGGAAGTAAAAAGCTCCGCATTGCTTCAGCAACAACTTCAGAAAGAAGGCTTTAAAGTGCAGGCTGGCGTGGCTGAAATTCCTACGGCGTTCGTGGCGACGTTTGGAGAAGGAAAACCCGTGATTGGGATTTTGGGGGAATTTGACGCCTTGCCCGGCCTTTCGCAAGACTCCATTCCTGTCAAAAAAGCGATAGGCGGCATAGCAGGTCATGCCTGCGGGCATCATTTGTTTGGGGTGGCTTCGATGGCATCGGCCATTGCCGTAAAAAATTGGCTCGTTCAATCGGGGCATAAAGGAACGATTCGTTTTTATGGAACACCTGCCGAAGAAGGTGGTGCGGGTAAAATATACATGGTTCGGGAAGGGTTGTTTAACGACGTAGACGTGGTATTGCATTGGCATCCGGGAGATGGCAACAGTGCCAATTCTTCCTCTTCATTGGCCAACAAATCGGCTAAATTCCGTTTTCATGGTATCTCAGCCCACGCTGCAGGAGCCCCCGATCGGGGCCGTTCGGCTTTGGACGGCGTAGAGGTAATGAATTATGCCGTCAATATGATGCGAGAACACGTTCCTTCGGCTTCGCGGATTCACTACGTCATCACCAACGGAGGCAAAGCCCCTAACGTGGTTCCTGATTTTGCGGAAGTATATTACACAATACGTCACCCGAGTCGTCAGTATGTTGTGTCTATTTGGGAGCGTGTCCAGAAAGCAGCGCAAGGTGCGGCGTTGGCAACTGGCACCACTGTGGAAGAAGAGGTCATAAGCGGTGTGCATGAACTGCTTCCCAACGAAGTGTTGTCGCAAGTCATGCACCGCAACCTGAAAACAGTCGGAGGGGTAAAATACACGCCCGAAGAAGTGAAGTTTGCCGAACAAATCAGTACTTCACAAGGTATGGGAATTCGTGAAATTATGTCGGCAGCCGAAGTGGATCCTTTGGCAACGGAGGGCGGTGGCGGTGGCTCTACCGACGTGGGTGATGTAAGTTGGAACGTGCCGACGGTGGGTCTACGTACTGCCACTTGGGTACCGGGCACCCCCGCGCACAGCTGGCAGGCGGTGGCGGCCGGTGGAATGAGCATCGGGCGCAAAGGCATGATGGTGGCGGCCAAAACATTGGCGATGACGGCCATTGATTTGTTTGAAAATGAAAAAACCATTGCCGATGCCAAAGCAGAATTTGACAAAAGGAGAGGTGCTGATTTTAAATACAACGCATTGATAGGCAACCGAAAACCAGCGTTGAATTACCGTGATTAG
- a CDS encoding amidase: MKKKIYVLFACVACVGSFFLGTAYRAADQPITTDIANYASKVFGIEFSPTERDSMLENLNDQLKGFERVRKITLTNDVAPALLFDPVPAGFAFEKVKKPFKASLLGKVALPAVRDSLAYYTVAELGELIRTKQISSVELTRFFLERLKKYSPTLLNVITLTEELALAQAARADAELKAGTYRGPLHGIPYGAKDLLAKKGHPTTWGSNIYKNQQLPYDATVIQKLEKAGAVLVAKMSVGEFAMGDVWFGGKTRNPWNTQTGASGSSAGSGSAVSAGCLPFAIGTETLGSIVSPSTVNGVTGLRPTFGRVSRFGAMALSWSMDKIGPMTRSVEDCALIFNAIQGPDGQDATVRDVPFNYEPLKTLKGTRIGYLKKSFESNYANRANDSVTLVKLRELGAELVPFELPSYPVGDLTITIGVEGGAAFDELTLTNKDDQMVRQIKNAWPNEFRSARYIPAIEYVQAQRVRTKMIQDLYQVLKKEQIEVYITPTYAGGNLTYTNLSGHPSICLPNGFNRNGMPTSITFTAQLYNEAKLLAVAKVYQDATFWHKKHPNI; the protein is encoded by the coding sequence ATGAAAAAAAAAATTTACGTTCTTTTTGCCTGTGTTGCCTGTGTGGGCAGTTTTTTTCTAGGAACAGCCTACCGAGCAGCCGACCAACCCATTACTACCGATATTGCCAATTATGCTTCCAAAGTATTTGGAATTGAATTCAGTCCCACCGAGCGTGATTCGATGCTCGAAAATCTCAACGACCAGCTGAAAGGGTTCGAACGGGTTCGTAAAATTACGTTGACCAACGACGTTGCACCCGCCCTTCTTTTTGATCCCGTACCCGCAGGCTTTGCGTTTGAAAAAGTAAAGAAACCGTTTAAAGCCAGCCTATTAGGCAAGGTGGCTTTACCAGCAGTGCGCGATAGTCTGGCGTATTATACGGTGGCAGAGCTAGGGGAATTGATTCGAACAAAACAAATTTCTTCCGTGGAACTCACGCGTTTTTTTCTGGAGCGTCTCAAAAAATACAGCCCCACACTCCTTAACGTGATTACACTCACGGAAGAGTTAGCGTTGGCCCAAGCCGCCCGCGCCGATGCCGAACTCAAAGCCGGCACTTACCGGGGCCCGTTGCACGGCATTCCTTACGGAGCCAAGGATTTATTGGCAAAAAAAGGCCACCCTACCACCTGGGGCTCTAATATTTACAAAAATCAGCAGCTTCCCTACGACGCTACCGTCATCCAAAAGCTCGAAAAAGCGGGGGCTGTGTTAGTGGCCAAAATGTCGGTGGGTGAATTTGCAATGGGAGATGTATGGTTTGGCGGCAAGACCCGCAACCCCTGGAACACGCAAACGGGCGCCAGCGGCTCTTCGGCGGGTTCTGGCTCAGCAGTTTCAGCAGGTTGTTTACCCTTTGCCATCGGCACCGAAACCCTCGGTTCGATTGTATCCCCTTCCACCGTCAACGGGGTCACTGGACTTCGCCCTACCTTTGGGCGGGTGAGCCGCTTTGGTGCCATGGCCCTAAGCTGGAGTATGGACAAAATAGGCCCCATGACCCGCTCCGTAGAAGATTGTGCGCTGATATTCAACGCCATCCAAGGTCCCGATGGTCAGGATGCTACCGTTCGAGATGTACCCTTTAATTATGAGCCGTTAAAAACCTTAAAAGGAACGCGCATCGGGTATCTGAAAAAGAGCTTTGAATCCAACTATGCCAACCGAGCCAACGACTCGGTTACTTTGGTCAAACTACGCGAACTGGGAGCCGAGCTAGTTCCGTTTGAGCTTCCGTCCTACCCCGTGGGTGATTTGACCATCACCATTGGCGTTGAAGGTGGGGCCGCTTTTGACGAACTGACCCTCACCAACAAAGACGACCAAATGGTGCGTCAAATCAAAAATGCGTGGCCCAATGAGTTTCGCTCGGCGCGGTATATCCCCGCCATTGAGTATGTGCAGGCGCAGCGTGTACGAACCAAAATGATTCAGGATTTGTACCAAGTGCTGAAAAAAGAACAAATTGAGGTGTACATCACGCCCACTTATGCGGGCGGCAACCTTACTTACACCAACTTATCGGGCCACCCCAGCATTTGTTTGCCCAATGGATTTAACCGTAACGGAATGCCCACGAGCATCACCTTTACCGCGCAATTGTACAACGAAGCTAAATTATTGGCCGTGGCTAAAGTATATCAGGATGCCACTTTTTGGCACAAGAAACATCCCAACATTTAA
- a CDS encoding sulfatase translates to MNKSAILSIVAAVGFLLSQQSVAQTKRPNIIFILADDLAQADLGCYGNPFNETPNIDRIAKSGIKFTQSYSACPVCSPSRAAIMTGKHPARLKLTNFLVGERTDSLSPLLPAKWTKYLGASELTLAERLKTQGYRTGFVGKWHLGGGDSLAPWGQGFDYSRMIGKNGLDYYNYGIYEDNFQKTFEDKGTTYLTDKLTDYALDFVKKSDKNQPFFLYLCYSAPHVFLIPRGDKVSKYLKKYEKFQGKYNPYYAAMIESMDDGVGEIMKVLEAQGLAENTLIIFTSDNGGVGIPELGPIPTTAGNLRKWKGFTYEGGIRVPTLISWKGTLPAAQTCDRYFINTDYTPTLLEMLGQESNVSPDAKSFYALLKNPKAAFDRGLIFWHYPHFSNQLSRPSGAVRLGDWKLVKSYETNETALFNLRNDESETTDVSKANPDKAKELHQKLTEWLTKIDANMPIRK, encoded by the coding sequence ATGAATAAATCAGCGATTTTGTCGATTGTGGCTGCAGTGGGCTTTTTGTTGAGTCAACAAAGTGTTGCCCAAACCAAGCGGCCCAATATCATCTTCATTTTGGCCGACGATTTGGCACAGGCAGATTTGGGGTGCTACGGTAATCCCTTTAATGAAACCCCCAATATTGACCGAATTGCCAAAAGCGGTATTAAATTCACCCAAAGTTATTCGGCTTGTCCTGTGTGCTCACCTTCACGGGCCGCTATCATGACTGGCAAGCATCCTGCTCGACTCAAACTGACCAATTTTTTGGTGGGCGAGCGTACAGATTCATTGTCGCCGCTGTTGCCTGCCAAATGGACAAAGTACCTTGGAGCATCAGAGCTCACCTTGGCCGAAAGACTCAAAACCCAAGGCTATCGTACTGGCTTTGTGGGGAAATGGCACCTGGGCGGTGGTGATTCGTTGGCTCCCTGGGGGCAGGGGTTTGATTATTCCCGAATGATTGGTAAAAATGGACTGGATTACTACAATTACGGTATCTACGAAGATAATTTCCAAAAAACGTTTGAAGACAAAGGAACTACTTACTTGACCGATAAACTCACGGATTACGCCCTTGATTTTGTCAAAAAATCGGATAAAAACCAGCCTTTTTTCCTTTACCTCTGCTATTCGGCACCGCACGTATTTCTGATTCCCCGGGGCGATAAAGTGAGCAAATACCTAAAAAAATACGAGAAATTCCAAGGCAAGTATAACCCCTATTACGCCGCGATGATTGAAAGCATGGACGATGGTGTCGGCGAAATTATGAAGGTGCTGGAGGCGCAAGGGTTGGCCGAAAACACCCTCATTATTTTTACTTCCGACAATGGTGGCGTGGGAATTCCTGAGCTTGGGCCCATTCCTACTACGGCGGGTAACCTGCGTAAATGGAAAGGATTTACCTACGAAGGTGGTATTCGGGTTCCTACTCTTATTTCGTGGAAAGGCACCCTGCCAGCCGCGCAGACTTGTGACCGGTATTTTATCAATACGGATTATACGCCCACGCTGCTGGAAATGCTAGGGCAGGAATCGAACGTATCTCCTGACGCCAAAAGTTTTTATGCCCTGCTCAAAAACCCCAAAGCCGCGTTTGACAGGGGATTAATTTTTTGGCATTATCCGCATTTTAGCAATCAACTGAGTCGACCGTCGGGGGCGGTGCGGTTAGGAGATTGGAAGTTGGTAAAAAGCTACGAAACCAACGAAACGGCGCTGTTTAACCTCAGAAATGATGAATCCGAAACCACTGATGTCAGTAAAGCGAACCCTGATAAAGCCAAGGAATTACACCAAAAGTTGACTGAGTGGCTGACGAAGATTGATGCCAACATGCCAATAAGAAAATGA
- a CDS encoding LytR/AlgR family response regulator transcription factor, translating into MNTFLSVVPSESKMALPRFRTKEGERVVDLRRIVYLSAKSNYTQFYMEDGEQVITSHSLNIYVELLEQYGFIRIHKSYLVNEYHLKSCRLRPDRALKLPNGSVIEVARRRYLELKKKVKSQRLTS; encoded by the coding sequence ATGAATACTTTTTTAAGTGTTGTGCCTTCCGAAAGCAAAATGGCTTTGCCGCGCTTTCGCACCAAGGAAGGAGAGCGGGTGGTTGACCTGCGTCGAATCGTGTACCTAAGTGCAAAGAGTAACTATACCCAGTTTTATATGGAAGACGGCGAGCAGGTGATTACGTCTCATTCGCTGAATATATACGTCGAATTATTAGAACAATATGGCTTTATCAGAATTCATAAGTCGTATTTAGTGAATGAGTATCATTTGAAAAGTTGTCGATTGCGACCCGATAGAGCCTTGAAGTTGCCCAACGGGAGCGTCATTGAAGTGGCCCGTCGACGCTATTTGGAATTGAAAAAAAAGGTAAAGAGTCAAAGACTTACTTCTTGA
- a CDS encoding LytR/AlgR family response regulator transcription factor → MNTFLGVTPFENVVYLPRFQTKNGNNTIDPKQILFLVAQGNYTLFHLKMGEQVLTSLPLGTYVSTLEWYGFVRIHKSYLVNLDCLQECTIQRFSIVTFPNGEVVEIARRRRNKLKRLFEMHQIIFNP, encoded by the coding sequence ATGAATACTTTTCTCGGGGTTACTCCTTTTGAAAATGTGGTGTATTTGCCGCGTTTTCAAACCAAAAACGGCAACAATACGATTGATCCTAAACAGATTTTGTTTTTGGTGGCTCAAGGAAATTATACCCTATTTCACCTAAAAATGGGGGAGCAAGTCTTAACCTCTTTACCGTTGGGAACGTATGTTTCAACGTTGGAGTGGTATGGGTTTGTTCGTATTCACAAGTCGTATTTAGTAAATTTAGATTGTTTGCAGGAGTGTACAATCCAACGCTTTAGTATCGTTACTTTCCCCAACGGCGAAGTGGTAGAAATTGCGCGTCGAAGAAGGAATAAATTGAAAAGGTTGTTCGAAATGCATCAAATAATTTTTAATCCCTAA
- a CDS encoding pyridoxamine 5'-phosphate oxidase family protein, with protein MQPTPRTIPSRSAKRAHYDEATVYSILDEALFCTVSCVINGQPFSIPTAFARYENVLYLHGSVGSHFIREIEKGIPVCITVMLTDALVVAKSAFSHSVNYRSVILFSNAEKIEEYNRKVETLKWITEKIVPNSWDYLRPMTESEVRKTTVLGFKIEEASAKTRTGMPNDEKEDLDLPIWSGLIPLRSGRGTPVADDFSKNVPLPEHLSHLS; from the coding sequence ATGCAGCCCACTCCCCGTACCATCCCAAGTCGCTCGGCCAAACGCGCTCATTATGATGAAGCAACCGTTTATTCCATTCTGGACGAAGCGCTTTTTTGCACCGTCAGTTGTGTCATCAATGGCCAACCATTTTCCATTCCCACGGCCTTTGCCCGCTACGAAAACGTACTTTACTTGCACGGTTCGGTGGGTAGTCATTTCATTCGTGAAATCGAAAAAGGAATTCCCGTGTGTATTACGGTGATGCTGACCGATGCGCTCGTGGTGGCAAAATCGGCCTTTAGTCACTCCGTTAATTATCGTTCGGTTATCTTGTTTTCTAACGCTGAAAAAATTGAAGAATACAATAGAAAAGTAGAAACGCTGAAATGGATTACCGAAAAAATAGTCCCGAATAGTTGGGATTATCTCCGCCCCATGACCGAAAGCGAAGTAAGAAAAACAACCGTTTTAGGTTTCAAAATTGAGGAAGCGTCGGCCAAAACCCGCACTGGAATGCCCAACGACGAAAAAGAGGATTTGGACTTACCGATTTGGTCGGGCTTGATTCCGTTGCGGAGCGGTCGAGGGACTCCCGTTGCGGATGATTTCAGTAAAAATGTACCTTTGCCTGAGCATCTGAGTCATTTATCATAA